In a single window of the Olivibacter sp. SDN3 genome:
- a CDS encoding AraC family transcriptional regulator, whose amino-acid sequence MEETTGLLDKIRHHDKLLIALNENCAIPLPEDVMRILLKPHRLSFYYFQYIDVGSATFKADLQQFTISDGQLAFGFPNQIFTKLPYDKNMRQYALSFDEHTLALLPGSYSFLVNPFNANSISFDPVSQQRVKNLFSALFQLLHASEKQKKAEVILAHLHTLLTEFNTAYFEQYESQEFISNSKLSKYIAFKLAVETNLTEHHDVQHIAEKLALTSSTLYGIVKEFAGVSPKEWMTNRLMLEAQRKLQYSTTSVKELAYELGFNDPGYFSRLFKKSTGKSVARYLAELHDLSRN is encoded by the coding sequence GTGGAAGAAACTACAGGATTACTGGACAAGATCAGGCACCATGATAAATTGCTGATTGCGCTGAATGAAAACTGTGCAATTCCGTTGCCGGAGGATGTTATGCGGATCTTACTTAAACCGCACAGACTTTCCTTTTATTATTTTCAGTATATTGATGTAGGTTCGGCTACCTTTAAGGCTGATCTGCAGCAGTTCACTATTTCCGATGGGCAACTGGCCTTCGGTTTTCCCAATCAAATTTTCACTAAATTACCCTACGATAAAAACATGCGTCAATATGCACTTTCCTTTGATGAGCATACGTTGGCGCTGCTCCCCGGTTCATATTCATTTCTTGTCAACCCATTCAATGCCAATTCCATATCGTTTGATCCGGTTTCTCAGCAACGGGTAAAAAATCTCTTTTCCGCGTTGTTTCAGCTGCTTCATGCTTCTGAAAAGCAAAAAAAAGCTGAGGTCATTTTAGCACATCTACATACACTGCTGACTGAATTTAATACCGCCTACTTTGAGCAGTATGAAAGTCAGGAATTTATTTCCAATTCAAAGTTGTCAAAATATATTGCTTTTAAACTTGCTGTGGAAACGAACCTGACCGAGCACCATGACGTGCAGCATATTGCGGAAAAGCTGGCATTAACTTCCAGCACCCTTTATGGTATTGTAAAGGAATTTGCCGGCGTATCTCCTAAAGAATGGATGACAAACCGGCTTATGCTCGAAGCGCAGCGAAAACTGCAATACTCCACAACGTCGGTGAAGGAGTTGGCCTACGAACTGGGCTTTAATGATCCAGGCTATTTTTCCCGTCTCTTCAAAAAAAGCACCGGAAAGAGCGTGGCACGTTATCTGGCGGAGCTACATGATTTGTCCCGTAATTAA
- a CDS encoding NEW3 domain-containing protein, translating into MFRGSVFTKLEHLLFSIFLVSVLFVPSRSSAQGAANQGNQESNFKASLLNIEAASNEVFRYQSTLRNASSETKTYELKADLPPGWLISFRVNGSQVRSVQMEAGKLQDIQIEVNASQSAEPKRYPIPVIAQSDNDTLTLNLEAVVKGSYALTLTTPTGRLSEEVVSGSSEEILLKVENKGTLPLNDISISSQLPSKWEATFEPSTIEQLEAGKSVDIKTTLKVPDKTIAGDYMAKITAKNANSQEEISFRILVKTSMLSGWIGILFILAAVAIVYLLIRKYGRR; encoded by the coding sequence ATGTTTAGAGGATCAGTATTTACCAAGTTAGAACATTTATTGTTCAGTATTTTTTTAGTATCAGTACTATTCGTACCAAGCCGTTCTAGTGCTCAAGGAGCAGCTAATCAAGGCAATCAAGAATCCAACTTTAAAGCCAGCTTGCTGAACATCGAAGCGGCCAGCAATGAGGTTTTTCGTTATCAGTCCACCCTCCGCAATGCTTCGTCAGAAACAAAAACGTACGAGTTGAAAGCTGACCTTCCTCCAGGATGGTTGATATCGTTTCGTGTTAATGGTAGCCAAGTGCGGTCTGTACAGATGGAAGCGGGAAAACTACAGGACATCCAGATTGAAGTTAATGCATCTCAGTCGGCCGAACCCAAACGGTATCCCATTCCGGTCATAGCCCAATCGGATAACGATACCTTGACATTGAATTTAGAAGCAGTAGTTAAAGGTTCCTATGCCTTAACGCTTACTACGCCAACAGGTCGCTTGAGTGAAGAAGTGGTTTCGGGGAGTAGTGAAGAAATTCTATTAAAGGTAGAGAATAAGGGCACTCTTCCGCTGAACGATATCAGTATCAGTTCGCAATTGCCAAGTAAATGGGAAGCGACATTCGAGCCCTCAACTATTGAACAATTGGAGGCTGGGAAGTCTGTAGATATAAAGACTACGCTGAAAGTTCCCGATAAAACGATAGCTGGAGACTATATGGCTAAGATTACCGCAAAAAATGCGAACAGCCAAGAAGAAATATCCTTCCGTATACTGGTAAAAACATCAATGTTATCCGGTTGGATTGGTATCCTATTTATCCTCGCTGCAGTCGCAATAGTTTACCTTTTGATACGCAAGTACGGCAGACGATAA
- a CDS encoding ABC transporter ATP-binding protein, with protein sequence MNDSVIDLRGLTKVYSAQLAVDHLNLRVSQGEIFGLLGPNGAGKTTTILMMLGLTEPTSGSVRVCGIDATKNPVEVKRKVGYLPDNVGFYDYMSGLESLIFVGMLNGLDEEDARVSANQLLVDVGLEQDKDKKTGAYSRGMKQRLGLAEVLIKSPEVIILDEPTLGIDPSGVRDFLNLIKDLSKQHGITVLLSSHHLHHVQQVCDRVGIFVQGKLIADGTIDSLSKKLFDQDGYKTQIRTAERVIHPEELIGQLKQVVNVTEVIIKDKQIEVSATANVTPELVQLLVGGGVGIEEVHKRTYGLDEIYQKYFDGGDVRSSADYPKEKRIFGGTFLNIKKYAKISK encoded by the coding sequence ATGAACGATTCAGTGATAGACTTAAGGGGATTGACGAAAGTATATTCCGCTCAGCTCGCGGTCGACCATTTAAATTTGCGCGTTTCTCAAGGGGAGATTTTTGGGCTTCTTGGTCCTAATGGAGCTGGCAAGACAACTACCATACTCATGATGCTCGGACTAACCGAACCGACGTCCGGCTCCGTGCGCGTTTGTGGAATCGATGCGACGAAAAATCCGGTTGAAGTGAAACGGAAAGTTGGTTATTTGCCAGATAATGTTGGTTTTTACGATTACATGAGTGGTTTAGAAAGTTTGATATTTGTCGGTATGCTCAACGGATTGGACGAAGAGGATGCACGAGTTAGCGCCAACCAGCTACTCGTCGATGTCGGGCTTGAACAAGATAAAGATAAAAAGACGGGGGCTTACTCTCGTGGGATGAAACAACGGTTGGGCTTGGCCGAGGTGCTTATCAAATCACCGGAAGTTATTATTCTGGACGAACCTACGCTCGGGATTGACCCTAGTGGTGTGCGTGACTTTTTAAACCTCATAAAAGACTTGAGTAAGCAACATGGTATTACCGTATTGTTGTCTTCTCATCATCTACATCATGTACAGCAGGTCTGTGACCGTGTTGGGATATTTGTTCAGGGAAAGCTCATTGCTGATGGCACGATAGACTCATTATCTAAGAAGCTTTTTGACCAAGACGGATACAAGACTCAAATTCGAACAGCAGAGCGGGTCATACATCCCGAAGAGCTTATCGGCCAACTGAAGCAGGTTGTCAATGTGACAGAAGTGATTATCAAAGATAAACAAATAGAAGTGTCTGCGACCGCTAATGTGACACCGGAACTAGTTCAATTACTAGTGGGCGGAGGTGTAGGTATCGAGGAAGTTCACAAACGTACCTACGGTTTGGATGAGATTTATCAAAAGTATTTTGACGGAGGGGACGTCAGATCGTCCGCAGACTATCCCAAAGAAAAACGAATATTCGGTGGGACGTTTTTAAATATAAAGAAATATGCAAAAATCAGTAAGTAA
- a CDS encoding ABC transporter permease: protein MQKSVSNREVSPVQILIGKEIGAHIRSWRFLILVVLIGLTFVASMYVSFSNLRSAVANMQDPDQKFVYLKLLTTTDNSIPPFHVFLNFLAPLLGISLGFDAINTEQNNGTLTRLLAQPIYRDNLLLSKFISSLLLISTLFLSLVLLMIGGGMLATGVRIEVQELVRIFGFLVISTLYVSLWLSISILLSVRFRQAATSALVAIGIWLFFTVFYPIVVNLVIRSFLPSPRMLSEADIVYYNELINSVMRLSPGQLYADAVTTLLMPSVRSLGPLTMEQTLGAIPAPLPFKESLMIVWPQISGLIAATCLCFAWTYSLFMRREIRS from the coding sequence ATGCAAAAATCAGTAAGTAATCGTGAAGTGAGTCCGGTACAGATCTTGATTGGAAAGGAAATCGGTGCACATATCCGTAGCTGGCGATTTCTCATTTTAGTGGTTTTGATTGGACTAACATTTGTTGCGTCAATGTACGTATCGTTTTCAAATCTGCGAAGTGCCGTAGCCAATATGCAGGATCCAGATCAAAAATTTGTGTATTTAAAGCTATTGACGACGACAGATAATTCCATTCCGCCATTTCATGTGTTTTTAAACTTTTTAGCTCCCCTGTTAGGGATAAGTTTAGGGTTCGACGCAATAAATACAGAACAGAATAACGGAACATTGACCCGTCTCTTGGCGCAACCAATCTACAGAGACAACTTGTTGTTGAGTAAGTTTATTAGTTCCTTGCTATTGATTAGCACGCTGTTTTTATCGTTGGTTTTATTGATGATAGGAGGAGGGATGCTCGCCACTGGAGTGCGGATAGAAGTTCAAGAATTAGTAAGGATTTTTGGGTTTTTAGTAATCAGTACATTATATGTCTCGCTTTGGTTGAGCATTTCGATACTGCTTTCAGTTCGCTTCAGGCAAGCGGCAACTTCGGCTCTTGTAGCGATAGGGATTTGGCTGTTCTTTACCGTTTTTTATCCAATCGTGGTCAATCTCGTTATTCGTTCCTTCTTGCCGTCGCCCAGAATGTTAAGTGAAGCGGATATTGTGTATTACAATGAACTGATTAATAGTGTAATGCGGCTGTCGCCTGGCCAACTGTATGCTGATGCCGTAACCACATTGTTGATGCCATCTGTTAGGAGTTTAGGTCCATTGACGATGGAACAGACGTTGGGGGCGATTCCTGCACCACTTCCGTTTAAGGAAAGCCTAATGATTGTTTGGCCTCAAATCAGCGGGCTGATCGCGGCCACTTGCTTGTGTTTTGCGTGGACATATTCGCTGTTTATGCGCAGAGAAATTCGTAGTTAA
- a CDS encoding carbon-nitrogen hydrolase family protein codes for MRIALASPSFPKSIHEGLCSLDHLSGAAAGQKAEVICFPESFIPGYPGMGYPKADRTDDALKLALKEACRIAKKYGIAIILPTDWYLGDEVFNLAHVISGEGDVLGYQTKNQLDPTEDHLWTAGNKRQIFELNKVKFGITICHEGFRYPESVRWAAQRGAQIVFHPHFVGSNEEGVVPTEFGDKENPYYEKAMMMRALENTIYFASVNYASKYPGAATAVIAPDGSCVANQKYGESGVLIVDIDVSKATGLLAKRFKPDLFYG; via the coding sequence ATGAGAATAGCCTTAGCTTCGCCCTCTTTTCCAAAGTCCATTCATGAGGGCCTTTGTTCATTAGATCATTTGTCGGGAGCTGCTGCAGGCCAGAAAGCTGAAGTTATTTGTTTCCCCGAATCTTTCATCCCGGGTTATCCCGGCATGGGCTATCCAAAAGCAGACCGTACAGATGACGCGTTGAAACTGGCTTTGAAAGAAGCCTGTCGCATCGCTAAAAAATATGGTATCGCTATTATTCTTCCTACGGATTGGTATCTTGGAGACGAGGTATTTAACCTGGCTCATGTGATATCAGGTGAAGGGGATGTTCTCGGTTATCAAACGAAGAATCAGCTTGACCCTACAGAAGATCATCTATGGACCGCTGGCAACAAACGACAAATCTTTGAGTTGAACAAGGTGAAATTTGGGATTACCATATGTCATGAAGGTTTTCGCTATCCCGAATCAGTGAGATGGGCCGCCCAACGTGGTGCGCAGATAGTTTTTCATCCACATTTTGTTGGTAGTAATGAAGAGGGGGTAGTACCTACGGAGTTTGGTGACAAGGAAAATCCATATTACGAAAAAGCGATGATGATGCGCGCGTTGGAGAATACCATCTACTTTGCCAGCGTTAACTATGCGTCTAAATATCCGGGAGCTGCAACCGCTGTCATAGCACCCGATGGTTCGTGCGTAGCCAACCAGAAATATGGGGAAAGTGGAGTGCTAATAGTAGATATAGATGTAAGTAAAGCTACCGGTCTGTTGGCAAAGCGGTTTAAGCCAGATTTATTTTATGGTTGA
- a CDS encoding LamG domain-containing protein, producing the protein MKKIFTYRIILSTLLMSAAALTGCDRQLSELTPSIKLEQGLVYHFPFDGNSTNLINNEHYEIINDSYSADRFGEANKALSLGCKCGPSKGLSGVDIGLGKEEGATSVWVNFNSFNDSDHPLFFKGDQYNELPASYYIFATIDGAFFFYRDDPNNDEKAIITEKVFEPKKWHHILFRWSDSKKIVEIFVDGIIVGSEAYATATPNDREERTDIAYGERNGYGFYYQGKMDDLRVYDRWLNDDEVAALAQ; encoded by the coding sequence ATGAAAAAAATTTTTACTTATCGTATTATCTTATCGACGCTATTGATGTCAGCAGCAGCTTTGACTGGATGTGATAGGCAGTTAAGCGAATTGACGCCCTCAATCAAATTAGAACAAGGTTTGGTTTACCATTTTCCTTTCGATGGAAACAGTACTAATTTGATTAACAATGAGCATTATGAAATTATTAACGACTCTTATTCTGCTGATCGTTTTGGAGAAGCAAATAAGGCCTTAAGTTTGGGATGTAAATGTGGCCCTAGCAAAGGGTTAAGTGGGGTTGATATAGGATTAGGGAAAGAGGAAGGCGCAACTTCTGTTTGGGTGAACTTTAACTCCTTTAATGACAGCGATCATCCACTCTTCTTTAAGGGCGACCAATACAATGAGCTACCCGCCAGTTACTATATTTTTGCAACTATTGACGGAGCCTTTTTTTTCTATCGGGATGATCCGAACAATGATGAAAAAGCTATAATAACAGAAAAGGTGTTCGAACCAAAAAAATGGCATCATATCTTATTTCGATGGTCAGATAGTAAAAAAATAGTAGAAATTTTTGTGGATGGGATCATTGTAGGTTCAGAGGCCTATGCTACCGCGACCCCTAACGATCGGGAAGAACGAACAGATATTGCATATGGCGAGCGTAATGGATATGGCTTTTATTATCAAGGGAAAATGGACGATTTACGGGTATATGACCGATGGTTGAATGATGATGAAGTAGCAGCTCTTGCGCAATAG
- a CDS encoding Crp/Fnr family transcriptional regulator, protein MKSAFDRIISLDEQEWSVVKSAFKMLQVSPKQLLTSIGEVEKKIYFVAQGLMRLYCMNVRDEETTIFLFRENHFASCYQSFLTQFPSDQALETLENCTLFYITKERYDWLHKEVPKMNIVTRVIAEQRFINAQRIFSSHIMHSPEQRYLEFERQHGDLLLSVPHHIIASFLGVTPVSLSRIRNRVSRK, encoded by the coding sequence ATGAAAAGCGCTTTCGATCGCATCATCTCACTTGACGAGCAGGAATGGTCAGTCGTCAAATCAGCATTCAAAATGTTGCAAGTCTCTCCAAAGCAGTTGTTGACGAGCATTGGGGAGGTAGAGAAAAAAATTTATTTCGTAGCACAGGGGCTCATGCGGCTTTACTGCATGAACGTAAGGGACGAAGAAACAACGATATTTCTATTCAGGGAAAACCATTTTGCCAGTTGCTATCAAAGCTTCCTCACGCAGTTCCCCAGTGATCAGGCTTTGGAAACTTTAGAAAATTGTACCCTGTTTTATATTACGAAAGAACGTTATGACTGGTTGCACAAGGAAGTTCCAAAAATGAATATCGTCACACGAGTCATTGCCGAGCAGCGATTTATTAATGCTCAGCGCATATTCTCTTCCCATATCATGCATTCACCCGAGCAGCGCTATCTGGAGTTCGAGCGGCAGCACGGTGACCTGTTGCTTAGCGTTCCCCACCATATCATTGCATCATTTCTAGGAGTAACCCCAGTTTCGCTCAGCAGGATCAGAAATCGGGTGAGCAGGAAATAA
- a CDS encoding pyridoxamine 5'-phosphate oxidase family protein: MLTNDIKTYIEKSVLCWLATVDKDGQPNVSPKEIFAYSGDTTLLIAHIASPGTLANLKENPKVCVSFVDVFIQKGYKIKGTAKILKKKDPSFLEKSQLLKERFTDRFPISAVVEISVTGVEPIQAPSYVFFPDTTTENDQIESALKTYGVSQMVKED; the protein is encoded by the coding sequence ATGCTAACTAACGATATAAAAACCTACATAGAAAAAAGCGTTCTTTGCTGGCTAGCTACGGTAGATAAGGACGGACAGCCAAATGTATCGCCAAAGGAAATATTTGCTTATAGCGGAGATACCACTTTGCTGATTGCGCATATTGCTTCGCCCGGAACTTTAGCAAACCTAAAAGAGAATCCCAAAGTTTGCGTAAGCTTTGTCGATGTTTTTATTCAAAAAGGTTATAAAATAAAAGGTACCGCTAAAATCCTAAAGAAGAAAGATCCTTCCTTCCTTGAAAAATCTCAGCTACTCAAGGAACGGTTTACCGATAGGTTTCCCATAAGCGCAGTCGTTGAAATAAGCGTTACAGGTGTTGAACCGATCCAGGCACCCAGCTATGTGTTTTTCCCAGACACAACCACCGAAAATGACCAGATCGAGAGCGCGCTGAAAACGTATGGGGTAAGTCAAATGGTTAAAGAAGATTGA
- a CDS encoding dihydrofolate reductase family protein, whose amino-acid sequence MKVTVIANISVNGKVLLSDNPNHDTPQEAMAFYLKFAKQTGNLVIGKKTYQLFQQIPDDNKEVFSGIEIVLLSTEPQTTDKHKVVSKPEEAIKYLYEKGFKEIAVGGGTKTYNSFIEKNLVTDIYFNISPIITGDGGVLANNIDLNTKFRLADHIVNDGFIQLFLTR is encoded by the coding sequence ATGAAAGTAACAGTAATTGCAAACATTTCAGTTAACGGGAAAGTACTATTGTCTGATAATCCCAATCATGACACACCGCAAGAAGCTATGGCATTCTATTTAAAATTTGCAAAACAAACTGGCAACCTTGTAATAGGAAAAAAAACTTATCAACTATTTCAGCAAATTCCCGATGATAATAAAGAAGTTTTTTCCGGGATAGAAATTGTGTTATTATCAACAGAACCACAGACAACGGATAAGCATAAAGTTGTGAGCAAGCCTGAGGAAGCTATTAAGTACCTGTATGAAAAAGGTTTCAAAGAGATTGCAGTAGGTGGCGGCACCAAAACCTATAACTCCTTTATTGAAAAGAATTTAGTGACTGACATTTACTTTAACATCAGTCCGATAATCACCGGAGACGGTGGTGTATTAGCCAATAACATTGATCTAAACACAAAGTTCAGGCTGGCTGACCATATTGTTAACGATGGATTTATTCAACTCTTTTTAACCAGATAG
- a CDS encoding helix-turn-helix domain-containing protein encodes MRDCKEKDNIKERTLALRDTIDLLGGKWKICILRNLSFGTMRFKDLQETVVGITPKVLSKELQDLEQNLLITRTVNNTKPVTVSYAITEHAKHTEPVIEALLDFGLIHREKIKQK; translated from the coding sequence ATGAGAGATTGCAAAGAGAAAGACAACATAAAAGAACGAACGCTGGCACTGAGAGATACGATTGATTTATTGGGTGGTAAATGGAAGATTTGTATCCTAAGGAATCTATCTTTTGGTACGATGAGGTTTAAGGATCTACAGGAAACAGTTGTGGGAATTACACCTAAAGTCCTGTCGAAAGAATTACAAGATTTAGAACAAAATTTGCTGATAACAAGAACGGTGAACAATACCAAGCCTGTTACGGTTTCGTATGCCATAACTGAACACGCTAAACATACGGAACCTGTTATCGAAGCCTTGCTTGATTTCGGGTTGATACATCGGGAAAAAATTAAGCAGAAATAA
- a CDS encoding glycoside hydrolase family 95-like protein: MLLSIRLLCAQESLNYSIHFDQLANRWDEAMPLGNGMLGTLIWEKEGKLRFSLDRADLWDERKAFNLEHHNFKWVKNRVDSQDYKSVQEWGDMPYEASPYPTKLPAAALELNVEKWGQVLSNTLDIAQAINTIVFDSGVQLITYVHATEPFGSFEIQGGELTEILPEIAPHAYVNLPDDGVAKNSVDGQSLSRLGYQQGGVKREGNSLLYRQVTYEGRYYEVLIKWQKIAVGRWIGLWTVSNNKPAKLPDVSSASSAKSLAKHLAWWEDFWSKSHVSLPDKTLEKQYYLEMYKLGATARKGAPAITLQAIWTADNGGLPPWKGDFHNDLNTQLSYWPAYTGNRLSEAETFTDWLWKIRKENLRYTKQYFQVEGLNVPGVVTLQGAPMGGWIQYSLSPTVGAWTAQHFYWQWKYSMDQKFLKKKAYPYITQVATYLRNITEIKNGQRYLPLSSSPEYHDNAIEAWFKDWTNYDLALAKFIFKAAAELSLASGRKNEALDWERVEKELPAYSADTTGLLVSLKEPMEHSHRHFSPYMAIYPLTLLDVRHPEEEKLIKNSLRHLEKLGTRAWVGYSFSWIACMYARAKEADSAVLNLQKFANNFCSINSFHLNGDQKGGQYSAFTYRPFTLEGNFAFAQGIHELLLQSKDGYVEIFPAVPQAWQDVSFRNLRAEGGFLISAEKKKGRYKEIRIRAEKGGVIRLKLPTETFKMADEPGKERIRNERGFTTIQINSDETIKLIDNHL, from the coding sequence TTGCTGCTTAGTATTCGGCTACTTTGCGCCCAGGAATCATTAAACTATTCTATACACTTCGATCAGCTCGCTAATCGCTGGGATGAAGCGATGCCTTTGGGCAACGGAATGCTTGGCACCTTGATTTGGGAGAAGGAAGGAAAGCTAAGGTTTTCGCTAGATAGAGCGGATCTGTGGGATGAACGCAAAGCCTTTAACCTCGAGCATCATAACTTTAAATGGGTAAAAAATCGTGTTGATAGTCAGGATTATAAGTCTGTTCAGGAATGGGGTGATATGCCTTATGAGGCTTCTCCTTATCCGACTAAATTGCCGGCAGCTGCGCTGGAGCTTAACGTAGAAAAATGGGGCCAGGTGCTCAGTAATACCTTAGATATAGCGCAGGCTATCAACACGATTGTATTTGATAGTGGCGTGCAGTTGATTACTTATGTACATGCAACGGAGCCTTTTGGTTCTTTTGAGATTCAAGGCGGGGAGCTGACAGAAATATTACCCGAGATAGCACCTCATGCATATGTAAATCTCCCGGATGATGGTGTTGCCAAAAATAGTGTAGATGGACAGAGCCTATCCCGCTTGGGCTATCAACAGGGGGGCGTAAAACGCGAAGGGAATAGTCTATTATACCGTCAGGTTACCTATGAGGGCCGGTATTATGAAGTGTTGATTAAATGGCAAAAGATAGCGGTTGGAAGATGGATCGGATTATGGACTGTGAGCAATAATAAACCAGCAAAATTGCCCGATGTATCATCGGCGTCTTCCGCTAAATCACTGGCTAAACACTTAGCTTGGTGGGAAGATTTTTGGAGTAAATCACACGTTTCTCTACCCGACAAAACATTGGAGAAACAGTATTATTTAGAGATGTACAAACTGGGGGCTACGGCTAGAAAAGGTGCGCCTGCCATCACTTTGCAAGCTATATGGACCGCAGATAATGGTGGATTGCCGCCCTGGAAAGGCGACTTTCACAACGACCTGAACACACAGTTGAGCTACTGGCCGGCTTATACAGGGAATAGGTTGTCGGAGGCAGAAACTTTTACTGATTGGCTCTGGAAAATTCGGAAGGAAAATCTGCGCTACACGAAACAATATTTCCAGGTAGAGGGATTGAATGTGCCGGGCGTGGTTACCCTGCAGGGAGCGCCCATGGGAGGGTGGATTCAGTATTCCCTATCGCCTACGGTGGGTGCCTGGACTGCCCAGCATTTCTATTGGCAGTGGAAGTACAGCATGGATCAAAAGTTTCTGAAAAAAAAGGCTTACCCTTATATTACGCAAGTAGCCACTTATCTACGGAACATAACTGAAATAAAAAATGGGCAACGCTATCTACCATTAAGCTCTAGTCCTGAGTATCATGATAATGCGATAGAGGCTTGGTTTAAAGATTGGACGAATTATGACTTGGCCTTAGCAAAATTTATTTTCAAGGCGGCAGCTGAGCTTAGCTTAGCATCGGGAAGAAAGAATGAAGCCTTGGATTGGGAGCGTGTAGAAAAGGAGCTGCCCGCTTATAGCGCGGATACTACTGGCTTATTGGTTTCTTTGAAAGAACCTATGGAACATTCGCACAGGCACTTTTCACCGTATATGGCCATCTATCCATTGACATTGCTGGATGTGCGGCACCCGGAAGAAGAAAAACTTATCAAAAATTCGCTGAGGCATCTGGAAAAGCTGGGAACAAGAGCCTGGGTAGGCTATTCCTTTAGTTGGATAGCCTGTATGTATGCACGGGCAAAAGAGGCAGATAGCGCAGTACTGAACCTTCAAAAATTTGCAAATAACTTTTGTTCTATTAACTCCTTTCACCTAAATGGCGATCAAAAGGGAGGGCAATATTCAGCATTTACTTACAGGCCGTTTACCTTGGAAGGAAATTTCGCCTTTGCGCAGGGGATTCATGAACTGTTATTACAAAGTAAGGATGGTTATGTTGAAATTTTTCCGGCCGTACCGCAAGCTTGGCAAGATGTATCATTCCGAAACTTACGGGCTGAAGGAGGTTTTTTAATAAGTGCTGAAAAGAAAAAGGGCCGTTACAAAGAAATACGTATCCGGGCTGAAAAAGGCGGAGTAATACGCTTGAAATTACCTACAGAAACCTTTAAAATGGCCGACGAGCCGGGCAAAGAACGCATCAGAAATGAACGAGGTTTTACTACTATTCAGATAAACAGTGACGAAACAATAAAATTAATTGACAACCACCTTTAA
- a CDS encoding SDR family oxidoreductase: MNLKDKVALISGASSGIGEGVAKALAAKGVKVGIAARRLDKLKTLEEEITAKGGEAFAVEMDVTNPDSVEKGVKALKEHFGKIDILVNNAGIMPAADIDTFKTEEWTAMVDVNIKGILNTTASVLPELITQHSGHIINLSSIAGRKLFKGLAVYCASKHFVAAFSDIMRMEIGKKHNIRVTSIQPGAVATNLYEQITDKNYKEGMEGLREQMTFLSPEDIAHSMIYALEAPDHVDVSELFILPIDQEW, encoded by the coding sequence ATGAATTTAAAAGACAAAGTTGCACTTATCAGCGGTGCATCAAGTGGAATCGGTGAAGGTGTAGCCAAAGCATTGGCAGCGAAAGGTGTAAAAGTCGGCATAGCGGCAAGAAGACTCGATAAGCTAAAGACGCTCGAGGAAGAGATTACAGCAAAAGGAGGCGAAGCCTTCGCCGTCGAAATGGATGTGACTAATCCTGATAGTGTTGAAAAAGGGGTGAAAGCCTTAAAAGAGCATTTCGGAAAGATTGACATTTTGGTCAATAATGCAGGTATTATGCCGGCTGCGGATATTGACACCTTCAAAACAGAAGAATGGACTGCGATGGTGGACGTAAACATTAAAGGTATATTAAATACTACCGCAAGTGTGCTACCGGAATTGATAACACAGCATAGTGGTCACATCATCAATCTATCGTCTATCGCCGGGCGTAAACTTTTCAAGGGTTTGGCCGTTTATTGTGCGAGCAAACATTTTGTCGCAGCTTTCTCTGATATTATGCGCATGGAAATCGGAAAGAAACATAACATCCGGGTAACCAGCATTCAACCGGGGGCGGTAGCGACAAATCTCTACGAGCAGATAACAGATAAAAATTACAAAGAAGGAATGGAAGGTCTTCGTGAACAGATGACTTTCCTAAGTCCGGAGGATATCGCACACAGTATGATCTATGCATTGGAGGCTCCGGATCATGTAGATGTGTCCGAATTGTTTATCCTACCTATAGATCAGGAGTGGTAA